In Herpetosiphon gulosus, the following are encoded in one genomic region:
- a CDS encoding methylmalonyl-CoA mutase family protein — protein MFSPEQLAQMRAAQERWNDETLAPTLQKTPERPALFSTISSEPIQRLYTPLDIANTDYHKDISFPGEFPYTRGIHPTGYRGKLWTMRMFAGFGTAEETNARFKYLLSQGQTGLSTAFDMPTLYGRDTDHPLVEGEFGKCGVAVTSLADMDILFDGIPLDQVTTSMTINSPAAIIWAMYIAAAEKRGISRAKLGGTLQNDILKEYAAQNEYIFPIAPSMRLVVDTIEFAAQHMPKWNPVSVSGYHIREAGATAAQELAFTLGDGIAYVKACLKRGLNIDDFAPRISYFFNAHNDFFEEIAKYRAARRVWARQMHDVYGAKNPRSWWMRFHTQTAGVSLTAQQPENNIVRVAIQALAAVIGGTQSLHTDAMDEALALPSEKAVTIALRTQQIIAEESGVTNTIDPLAGSYFVEALTNRMEAECLDYFRRIEEQGGMEAALEKGWIQQQIADSSYRFQQEVDSGQRGFVGVNKYTVDDPIEIPILQMDPDGENKHMARLNKVRNERDQARWAEAMDNLRQAAQGEHNLMEPILAAVNAYATLGEMCDVLREVFGIYQEVMIV, from the coding sequence ATGTTTAGTCCCGAGCAGTTAGCTCAGATGCGGGCGGCGCAGGAGCGCTGGAATGACGAAACGCTGGCTCCGACACTGCAGAAAACTCCCGAACGTCCGGCGTTATTTAGCACAATTTCCAGCGAGCCAATTCAACGCTTGTATACCCCGCTCGACATTGCCAACACTGATTATCATAAGGATATTAGCTTTCCTGGTGAGTTTCCTTATACTCGTGGGATTCACCCAACTGGTTATCGTGGCAAACTCTGGACGATGCGCATGTTTGCGGGGTTTGGCACTGCCGAAGAAACCAATGCTCGCTTTAAATATCTGCTGAGCCAAGGCCAAACTGGACTTTCGACGGCCTTCGATATGCCAACGCTCTATGGCCGCGACACCGATCATCCATTGGTTGAAGGTGAGTTTGGCAAATGTGGCGTGGCCGTCACCTCATTGGCCGATATGGATATTTTGTTCGATGGCATTCCACTCGATCAAGTAACCACCTCGATGACAATTAACTCGCCAGCGGCAATTATTTGGGCAATGTATATTGCGGCGGCGGAAAAGCGCGGCATTTCACGCGCCAAGTTAGGTGGCACACTTCAAAACGACATCCTTAAAGAATATGCTGCCCAGAACGAATATATCTTCCCGATTGCGCCATCGATGCGCTTGGTGGTTGATACAATTGAATTTGCTGCCCAACATATGCCCAAGTGGAATCCAGTCTCAGTCAGTGGCTATCATATTCGCGAGGCTGGGGCTACGGCTGCCCAAGAGCTGGCCTTTACGCTGGGCGATGGTATTGCTTATGTCAAAGCTTGTCTCAAACGTGGCCTGAATATTGATGATTTTGCGCCGCGCATTTCCTACTTCTTCAATGCCCACAACGATTTCTTTGAAGAAATTGCCAAGTATCGCGCTGCCCGCCGCGTTTGGGCACGCCAAATGCATGACGTTTATGGGGCGAAAAATCCGCGCTCGTGGTGGATGCGTTTTCATACCCAGACGGCTGGGGTTTCGCTGACGGCCCAACAACCTGAGAACAACATCGTGCGGGTAGCGATTCAAGCTTTGGCAGCGGTGATCGGTGGTACGCAATCGCTCCATACCGATGCGATGGACGAAGCACTGGCCTTGCCATCGGAAAAAGCTGTGACCATTGCCTTGCGTACCCAGCAAATTATTGCTGAAGAAAGCGGCGTGACCAATACGATCGATCCGTTGGCTGGCTCGTATTTTGTCGAGGCCTTGACCAACCGCATGGAAGCCGAGTGTCTCGATTACTTCCGCCGAATCGAGGAGCAAGGTGGCATGGAAGCGGCTTTGGAAAAAGGCTGGATTCAACAGCAAATCGCCGATTCATCGTATCGCTTCCAGCAAGAAGTTGATAGCGGCCAACGCGGCTTTGTTGGGGTCAACAAGTATACCGTTGATGATCCAATTGAAATTCCAATTTTGCAGATGGACCCTGACGGCGAGAACAAACACATGGCTCGGCTAAACAAAGTGCGTAACGAACGCGATCAAGCTCGTTGGGCCGAAGCCATGGACAACCTACGCCAAGCAGCGCAAGGCGAGCACAATCTGATGGAGCCAATTTTGGCGGCGGTGAATGCTTATGCCACATTGGGCGAAATGTGCGATGTCTTGCGCGAGGTCTTTGGGATTTACCAAGAAGTAATGATCGTTTAG